Proteins from a single region of Salinibacter grassmerensis:
- a CDS encoding sodium/sugar symporter, translating into MDSAAVAFTTLDYLIFGVYLFVIVGLGLWVSQEEEGEEKDSADYFLASKALPFWAIGSSLIAANISAEQFIGMSGSGFRVGLAIASYEWMAAVTLLVIAWFFLPIYLEKEIYTMPQFLEERYDGRVRMLLAIFWLLVYVFVNLTSVLYMGGLSINVIMGFPLWASVFGLALVATAYSLYGGLKAVAWTDVVQVVVLVGGGLLTTWVALDAYGGSEAGVIGGFTQLMGDAGNRFNMILFEGELMYRNDEGQLQDAYQLLPGLSVLLGGLWVANLFYWGCNQYIIQRALAAKSLKEAQRGLAFAAYLKLLLPLIVVVPGIVAFALDAPIQRGDEAYPWLLGEYVGSGFRGLAFAALVAAIISSLASMMNSASTIFTMDLYRNYTSQETVSERRLVRIGRAVALVCIVVAAALAPQLADLDQVFQYIQEYTGFVSPGVLAIFVLGLFWSKATPNAALVSAVLSIPLSAAFKFWTPGIAFLNRMLIVFFISVALIVAISLVENKGEDHPKAIDVGSIEHERDPIYNVAAFGILAITAALYAFFW; encoded by the coding sequence ATGGACTCCGCCGCCGTTGCGTTCACGACGCTGGACTACCTCATCTTCGGCGTCTACCTCTTCGTCATCGTCGGCCTCGGCCTCTGGGTGTCTCAGGAGGAGGAGGGGGAGGAGAAAGACAGTGCCGACTACTTCCTGGCCAGCAAGGCGCTCCCGTTCTGGGCGATCGGCTCCTCACTGATCGCGGCCAACATTTCCGCCGAGCAGTTCATCGGCATGAGCGGCTCGGGCTTTCGGGTGGGCCTGGCCATCGCCTCCTACGAGTGGATGGCAGCGGTGACCCTACTGGTGATCGCCTGGTTCTTTCTCCCGATTTACCTGGAGAAGGAGATCTACACGATGCCGCAGTTCCTGGAAGAGCGCTACGACGGGCGAGTACGGATGCTGCTCGCCATTTTCTGGCTGCTGGTGTACGTGTTCGTGAACCTCACCTCCGTGCTCTACATGGGCGGCCTGTCGATCAACGTCATCATGGGCTTTCCGCTCTGGGCGTCGGTCTTCGGGCTCGCCCTCGTCGCCACCGCCTACAGCCTGTACGGGGGCCTGAAGGCGGTGGCCTGGACCGACGTGGTGCAGGTGGTGGTGCTGGTCGGCGGGGGGCTTCTCACGACCTGGGTGGCGCTCGACGCCTACGGCGGCAGTGAGGCCGGGGTCATCGGGGGCTTCACGCAATTGATGGGCGACGCGGGCAATCGCTTCAACATGATTCTGTTCGAGGGGGAGCTGATGTACCGCAACGACGAGGGGCAGCTGCAGGATGCCTACCAGCTCCTTCCCGGCCTGAGCGTGCTGCTCGGCGGCCTGTGGGTGGCCAACCTGTTCTACTGGGGCTGCAACCAGTACATCATCCAGCGTGCCCTGGCGGCCAAGAGCCTGAAGGAGGCCCAGCGCGGCCTGGCCTTCGCCGCCTACCTGAAGCTGCTCCTGCCCCTCATCGTGGTGGTGCCGGGCATCGTGGCGTTCGCGTTGGACGCCCCCATCCAGCGGGGCGACGAGGCCTATCCCTGGCTGTTGGGCGAGTACGTGGGATCTGGCTTCCGTGGGCTCGCCTTCGCGGCGCTGGTGGCGGCAATCATCTCGTCGCTGGCGTCGATGATGAACAGCGCCTCCACGATTTTCACGATGGATCTCTACCGCAACTACACCAGCCAGGAGACGGTGTCCGAGCGGCGCCTGGTACGGATTGGGCGGGCGGTCGCGCTGGTTTGCATTGTGGTGGCCGCCGCCCTGGCCCCACAGCTAGCCGACCTCGACCAGGTCTTCCAGTACATTCAGGAGTACACCGGGTTTGTGAGCCCCGGGGTGCTGGCCATCTTCGTTCTGGGCCTCTTCTGGAGCAAGGCAACCCCAAACGCGGCCCTGGTCTCCGCGGTCCTGAGCATTCCGCTCTCGGCGGCCTTCAAGTTCTGGACGCCGGGGATTGCGTTCCTGAACCGCATGCTGATCGTGTTCTTTATCTCCGTCGCCCTGATCGTCGCGATTTCCCTGGTGGAGAACAAAGGGGAGGACCACCCGAAGGCGATCGACGTCGGAAGCATCGAACACGAGCGAGACCCAATTTACAACGTGGCGGCCTTTGGCATCCTCGCCATCACCGCCGCGCTCTATGCCTTCTTCTGGTAG
- the fsa gene encoding fructose-6-phosphate aldolase codes for MKFFVDTANLEEIREANDMGVLDGVTTNPSLVKAEGNVDFHERVLEICQTVDGDVSAEVTATEFDGMMEEAHTLAQIHDNVVVKIPLIKEGIKALRALDDEGIPTNCTLCFSPTQALLAAKAGADYISPFIGRIDDISSDGMGLIEEIVQIYDNYEFETDILAASIRHPTHVKRAALAGADVATMPFETMTTLLEHPLTDRGLERFLEDWEDYRETRDEEPATPTA; via the coding sequence ATGAAATTCTTTGTAGACACCGCCAACCTTGAGGAAATCCGCGAGGCCAACGACATGGGCGTGCTCGACGGGGTCACCACGAACCCCTCCCTGGTAAAGGCGGAGGGCAACGTGGACTTCCACGAGCGCGTGCTGGAGATCTGCCAGACCGTCGACGGGGACGTGTCCGCGGAGGTGACGGCGACGGAGTTCGACGGCATGATGGAGGAGGCCCACACCCTGGCCCAGATCCACGATAACGTCGTCGTCAAAATTCCGCTCATCAAAGAGGGCATCAAGGCGCTCCGCGCCCTCGACGACGAGGGGATTCCCACGAACTGCACGCTCTGCTTCTCGCCGACGCAGGCCCTGCTGGCGGCCAAGGCCGGGGCGGACTACATCAGTCCGTTCATCGGGCGCATCGACGACATCTCGTCCGACGGCATGGGCCTAATCGAGGAGATCGTGCAGATCTACGACAACTACGAGTTTGAGACCGATATCCTTGCCGCCTCCATCCGACACCCCACCCACGTGAAACGGGCGGCCCTGGCCGGCGCCGACGTGGCGACGATGCCGTTCGAGACGATGACGACCCTGCTGGAGCACCCGCTAACGGACCGCGGGCTGGAGCGCTTTCTGGAGGACTGGGAGGACTACAGGGAAACCCGAGACGAGGAGCCCGCCACTCCGACGGCGTAG
- the tkt gene encoding transketolase, which translates to MATDLFEETDIETQTINTIRFLSADAVQRAQSGHPGTPMGLAPVAYVLWTRHLRHNPKDPEWPGRDRFVLSAGHASMLLYSLLHLTGYDLSMEEIKDFRQWGSRTPGHPEAHITEGVETTTGPLGQGFANGIGMAIAERLLADEFNEEGFPLFDHRTYAICSDGDLMEGISQEAASLAGHLGLGKLVYFFDDNDITIDGSTDLAFTEDVAARFEAYGWHVAHVDDANDLEAVDSAIEEAKAETERPSLIRVQSHIGYGSPNKQDTAAAHGAPLGEEEVRGAKEALGWPTDETFYVPDPVYDHMREAVSEGEEAQTEWESLREGYAEAHPEQSARMDRWMARGLPEGWEETLPTFEPTAETGEELATRKASGLTLEELAPELGYLIGGSADLTGSNKTDVEERGDFQKDSPDGRYFRFGVREHAMAGLSNGMALHGGIQPYAGTFLIFSDYLRPSLRLSALMEQPVVYVFTHDSIGLGEDGPTHQPVEHLMALRAIPGATLIRPADANEAAQAWGAAVTQTDGPTALALTRQTLPIVDRTELTTAEGLHRGAYILREAAGQPDVVLIGTGSEVTCALQAARDLEAEGIGAQVVSMPSWELFEAQSETYRRKVLPPSVEARVSIEAGVTQGWERYVGMGGTAIGVDRFGASAPGETVMEKYGLTAERVAEEARTLVQG; encoded by the coding sequence ATGGCCACGGACCTTTTTGAGGAGACAGACATCGAGACGCAGACCATCAACACCATTCGGTTTTTGTCGGCCGATGCGGTCCAGAGGGCCCAGAGCGGCCATCCGGGAACGCCGATGGGGCTGGCGCCGGTGGCCTACGTCCTATGGACGCGGCACCTGCGGCACAACCCGAAGGACCCGGAGTGGCCGGGGCGGGACCGGTTCGTGCTCTCGGCGGGCCACGCCTCGATGCTTCTGTACAGCCTGCTGCACCTGACCGGGTACGACCTCTCGATGGAGGAGATCAAGGACTTTCGGCAGTGGGGGAGCCGGACGCCGGGCCATCCGGAGGCCCACATCACAGAAGGTGTGGAGACGACGACCGGCCCGCTCGGGCAGGGCTTCGCCAACGGAATCGGCATGGCGATCGCCGAGCGGCTTCTGGCCGACGAGTTCAACGAAGAGGGCTTCCCGCTTTTCGACCACCGGACCTACGCGATCTGCTCCGATGGGGACCTGATGGAGGGCATCTCGCAGGAGGCCGCCTCCTTGGCGGGCCACCTCGGGCTGGGCAAGCTCGTCTACTTCTTCGACGACAACGACATCACGATCGATGGGTCCACGGATCTGGCCTTCACCGAGGACGTGGCCGCCCGCTTTGAGGCCTACGGCTGGCACGTGGCCCACGTGGACGATGCCAATGACCTCGAGGCGGTCGACAGCGCCATTGAAGAGGCGAAGGCCGAGACGGAGCGTCCCTCCTTGATCCGGGTCCAGTCCCACATCGGCTACGGAAGCCCAAACAAGCAGGACACCGCTGCGGCCCACGGGGCGCCCCTGGGCGAGGAGGAGGTGCGCGGGGCGAAAGAGGCCCTCGGGTGGCCCACCGACGAGACGTTCTACGTCCCGGACCCAGTCTACGACCACATGCGGGAGGCCGTCTCCGAGGGGGAAGAGGCCCAGACCGAGTGGGAGTCGCTCCGTGAGGGCTACGCGGAGGCCCACCCCGAGCAGTCTGCCCGGATGGACCGGTGGATGGCGCGGGGGCTGCCGGAGGGCTGGGAGGAGACCCTTCCTACGTTTGAACCGACCGCGGAGACGGGGGAGGAACTGGCCACCCGCAAGGCCAGCGGCCTGACCCTCGAGGAGTTGGCCCCGGAGCTGGGATACCTGATCGGGGGCTCGGCGGACCTCACCGGGTCGAACAAGACCGATGTGGAGGAGCGCGGGGACTTTCAGAAGGACAGCCCTGATGGGCGGTACTTCCGGTTCGGGGTGCGGGAGCACGCGATGGCGGGATTGTCGAACGGGATGGCCCTGCACGGGGGCATTCAGCCCTACGCCGGTACGTTTTTGATTTTTAGCGACTACCTGCGGCCGTCCCTCCGGCTGAGTGCCCTGATGGAGCAGCCGGTCGTGTACGTGTTTACCCACGACTCAATCGGGCTCGGGGAGGATGGGCCGACCCACCAGCCGGTTGAGCACCTGATGGCCCTGCGGGCAATTCCGGGGGCGACCCTGATCCGGCCGGCTGACGCGAACGAGGCGGCCCAGGCGTGGGGGGCGGCCGTGACCCAGACGGACGGGCCGACGGCGCTGGCCTTGACGCGGCAGACCCTGCCCATCGTCGACCGGACGGAGCTGACAACGGCGGAGGGGCTGCACCGAGGCGCCTACATCCTGCGGGAGGCGGCGGGCCAGCCGGACGTGGTGCTGATCGGAACCGGGAGCGAGGTGACCTGCGCCCTGCAGGCGGCCCGCGATCTGGAGGCGGAGGGCATCGGGGCGCAGGTGGTGTCGATGCCGTCATGGGAGCTGTTTGAGGCCCAGTCGGAGACGTACCGGCGGAAGGTGCTGCCGCCGTCGGTGGAGGCGCGCGTCTCGATCGAGGCGGGGGTGACGCAGGGATGGGAGCGCTACGTTGGCATGGGCGGCACCGCGATCGGTGTGGACCGGTTTGGGGCCTCGGCGCCCGGAGAAACCGTCATGGAAAAGTACGGCCTGACCGCCGAGCGGGTCGCCGAGGAAGCCCGAACACTGGTACAGGGGTAA
- a CDS encoding SAM-dependent methyltransferase: MSRLRPATISLLATLLVLAAVLPQRGAGQTVDPLPPSLQEESLAESAVISDSDTVEKDAPYVSTSQRVVNQMLEAANVTSNDVVIDLGSGDGRIPIAAAQRHGARGIGVEIDPKLIAKARENAETAGVSDLVEFRQGDLFKADLSEATVVALYLWPEINVKLRPKLLRALDPGDRIVSHDFRMGDWEPDRVIDLGPGKIGQETVYLWTVPASIPEDLMEISDEVEVQ, encoded by the coding sequence ATGTCCCGTTTGCGTCCCGCAACGATTTCCCTCCTCGCGACTCTCCTCGTCCTCGCGGCCGTTCTGCCCCAACGGGGAGCCGGCCAGACCGTAGACCCGCTTCCCCCAAGCCTGCAGGAGGAATCTCTGGCCGAGTCGGCCGTCATCTCTGACTCAGACACCGTCGAGAAGGACGCCCCGTACGTCTCCACGTCCCAGCGCGTCGTGAACCAGATGCTCGAGGCGGCCAACGTGACGAGCAACGACGTGGTGATTGACCTCGGCAGCGGCGACGGGCGCATCCCGATCGCCGCCGCCCAGCGACACGGTGCCCGCGGCATCGGTGTCGAGATCGATCCGAAGCTGATCGCCAAGGCCCGCGAAAACGCGGAGACGGCCGGGGTCTCCGACCTCGTCGAGTTTCGACAGGGGGACCTGTTCAAGGCCGACCTGAGCGAGGCGACGGTCGTGGCCCTGTACCTGTGGCCGGAGATCAACGTGAAGCTGCGCCCGAAACTGCTTCGGGCGCTCGACCCTGGGGACCGGATCGTCTCACACGACTTCCGGATGGGCGACTGGGAGCCGGACCGGGTCATCGACCTCGGGCCCGGCAAGATCGGGCAGGAAACGGTCTATCTCTGGACCGTTCCCGCCTCTATTCCGGAGGACCTAATGGAGATCAGCGACGAGGTAGAGGTTCAGTAA
- a CDS encoding YihY/virulence factor BrkB family protein — MSLADAKQLVLDTLSAYSDDHGERLAAAVAYYATFSLAPLLVLALSVAGLLYGQRSEAAQTELKALVQDVVGPEGAALMETILEGAAAAPDTGLWATALSSLALVVGATALFARLQDALNTIWGATPRFTGVVGFLWSRGLSLLLVVGAGLTVVASLLVSTLLVGLADQLGVQGLLLGMERLGALVILTLLFAVLYRTLPDAPVRWADVWLGAAGAAALMTVGTWGLGWYLGRASVTSSYGAAGALVALLLWVYYSAQIFFLGAELTTVYARRTAHLAFSSEETVSPVESSSSPRSEQSRSSSWPARLGWVALGVVLAHFFRR, encoded by the coding sequence ATGTCTCTCGCCGACGCGAAGCAGCTCGTTCTCGATACGCTTTCCGCCTACAGCGACGACCACGGGGAGCGGCTGGCGGCGGCGGTCGCCTACTACGCGACGTTTTCGCTGGCGCCCCTTCTGGTCCTGGCCCTGTCCGTCGCCGGGCTCCTGTACGGCCAACGGTCCGAGGCGGCGCAGACAGAGCTCAAGGCACTGGTCCAAGACGTGGTCGGGCCCGAGGGGGCTGCCCTAATGGAGACCATCCTGGAAGGGGCCGCGGCCGCCCCCGACACTGGCCTCTGGGCAACGGCCCTCAGTAGTCTCGCGCTGGTCGTCGGGGCCACGGCCCTGTTCGCCCGCCTACAGGACGCACTCAATACGATCTGGGGCGCCACGCCCCGCTTCACGGGGGTCGTGGGGTTTTTGTGGAGCCGGGGCCTCTCGCTGCTGCTGGTCGTCGGGGCCGGGCTTACAGTGGTCGCCAGCCTACTGGTGAGCACCCTTCTCGTCGGGCTGGCCGACCAGTTGGGGGTACAAGGGCTCCTGCTGGGGATGGAGCGACTGGGCGCACTCGTCATCCTCACGCTCCTCTTCGCCGTGCTGTACCGCACGCTCCCCGATGCGCCGGTCCGCTGGGCAGACGTGTGGCTGGGCGCCGCGGGAGCGGCGGCCCTCATGACGGTTGGCACCTGGGGCCTCGGCTGGTACCTGGGGCGGGCCTCCGTCACCTCGTCGTACGGAGCCGCGGGAGCGCTCGTCGCCCTGCTGCTGTGGGTCTATTACTCAGCACAGATCTTTTTTCTCGGGGCCGAACTGACGACCGTCTACGCCCGTCGAACTGCGCACCTGGCGTTCTCCTCCGAGGAGACCGTGTCCCCTGTTGAGAGCTCATCGTCGCCGCGCTCCGAGCAGTCCCGGTCCTCCTCCTGGCCCGCCCGCCTGGGCTGGGTTGCACTCGGCGTCGTGCTGGCGCACTTCTTCCGGCGGTGA